In one Sporomusa sphaeroides DSM 2875 genomic region, the following are encoded:
- a CDS encoding MarR family winged helix-turn-helix transcriptional regulator, translating to MCSSSESCDPKQGSARIGRLIMQLKRLERHPHQFGAAGCLTPSEIHTVDAIGINGRILMSELAAHLGVTKGAVTQLISRLEAKDCVQRTPHTTDNRATLVSLTAKGRQAYLAHEQLNRQFYDKLSAQLTAQEIAIFEKCIDTFCEVLKK from the coding sequence ATGTGCTCATCATCGGAAAGCTGTGATCCCAAACAGGGAAGTGCTCGTATCGGGCGGCTTATTATGCAGCTCAAGCGTCTGGAGCGGCACCCGCACCAGTTCGGTGCCGCAGGCTGTTTAACGCCCAGCGAAATTCATACCGTTGATGCGATAGGGATTAACGGTCGGATTTTGATGAGTGAACTGGCGGCACACCTAGGCGTTACTAAGGGGGCGGTGACTCAGCTTATCAGCCGGCTGGAGGCTAAAGATTGTGTTCAGCGCACGCCGCACACCACCGACAACCGGGCGACGCTGGTTTCACTGACCGCAAAGGGCCGACAGGCGTATCTGGCGCATGAGCAGTTAAACCGGCAATTTTATGATAAGCTCAGTGCCCAATTGACGGCTCAGGAAATAGCCATTTTTGAAAAATGCATTGATACGTTTTGTGAAGTACTAAAAAAGTGA
- a CDS encoding methyltransferase, whose amino-acid sequence MKNPGQNPGMLYRMTQQFKEAQLLFAGIELDVFSYLQEEAEAGVVAAQTGYDARNLALFLNSLAAIDLLKKNGEYFQNTPVAEAFLNRNSSFYLGEYLVFWNEMTSLHRVAEQVRMGPDAGTQQHNQGGRVYNFRELARLSATEIYTGRVQSFLQAIRGVFLPDSALRLLDLGGGSGMMAIECAAYFPQASGVIFEHPLVADIPEQFVKERGLADRLAVWRGDFTTDDIGTGYDLIIASGVLDFASADLPGMAARIARALKPHGYLYLVSHQVSADFLTPKESIVNWLSSHLDGLNLLQSRQSIDAALAAAGLTKMSQQAQAGVISGLVGELYHFA is encoded by the coding sequence ATGAAAAATCCAGGCCAGAATCCGGGGATGCTCTACCGGATGACGCAGCAGTTCAAGGAGGCCCAGTTGTTATTTGCCGGTATAGAACTTGACGTCTTTTCGTATTTGCAGGAAGAAGCGGAAGCCGGTGTGGTCGCCGCGCAGACCGGATATGATGCCCGCAATCTCGCTTTGTTTTTAAACAGTCTGGCGGCAATCGACCTGCTCAAAAAGAACGGGGAGTATTTTCAGAATACCCCGGTGGCCGAGGCGTTTCTAAACAGGAACAGTTCCTTTTACCTGGGCGAATATCTGGTTTTTTGGAATGAGATGACCAGCCTGCACCGGGTGGCAGAGCAGGTGCGTATGGGGCCTGACGCCGGTACTCAGCAGCATAATCAGGGCGGCAGGGTTTATAATTTCCGGGAGCTGGCCCGGTTATCGGCCACAGAAATATATACCGGACGGGTGCAATCGTTTTTGCAGGCCATCCGGGGCGTATTTTTGCCGGATAGCGCCTTGCGGCTGCTGGATCTGGGCGGTGGTTCCGGCATGATGGCGATAGAATGCGCCGCGTATTTCCCGCAGGCATCGGGGGTAATTTTTGAGCATCCCCTGGTTGCCGACATCCCGGAACAGTTTGTCAAGGAGCGGGGGCTGGCGGACCGCTTAGCGGTTTGGCGCGGGGATTTTACGACAGATGACATCGGGACAGGCTATGACCTGATTATTGCTTCCGGCGTTCTGGATTTTGCCAGCGCCGATTTGCCGGGAATGGCCGCCCGGATTGCGCGGGCGCTAAAGCCTCATGGTTATTTGTATCTGGTCAGCCACCAGGTCAGCGCGGATTTCCTTACGCCCAAGGAGTCGATTGTCAATTGGCTGTCAAGCCATCTGGACGGGCTGAATCTGCTGCAGAGCCGGCAGAGTATTGACGCCGCGCTGGCTGCCGCCGGTCTGACAAAAATGAGCCAGCAAGCGCAGGCGGGTGTGATCTCCGGGTTGGTCGGCGAGCTGTATCATTTTGCCTAA
- a CDS encoding TonB-dependent receptor plug domain-containing protein: MFKERKVIPALLATWLIAAQAFAATGEEIGAAPAFVLEEMVVTATKTPVAVREVSADVAVITQEEIKAQNARTLRDIIGSAAGVGIMRANGRAALSIRGFDSRYSMILMDGRRIPAEPDANYELDRISLDNVERIEIVRGPVTSLYGADALGGVVNIITKASTQKAWHLDLDQGLWTDKGDRQGRYAFSYDSGRQNKLSVFLAGNYTDTAESLKSDGTTFLPFGKRRNISGRVDYFPRDGELISLSASYMEEKQEEYASMLSMVGTLATAVRDDNNRTYYGVSYKKTLTGGELFVNAYQTIWDKYNDTVNRSNGLYVNSVYGYYRISGIEARVSKTAGPDHRLTIGGEFRPELYRGTGIRTGRGTFTKTFHGKTYQGSEVKTDYSALYVQDEWDMAPKLSVTTAARYDGSDRFADKVSPKLGLTYRPEPGWRVKANTGKGYRVPSPNQLFLDLNVVRNGALVKLAGNSDLKPESSTFYDLAVERDWGQATGKLTFFSSKVRDMIDEAWVSAAHIEYQNIGRASLRGLEGEITCPLTDRLSWSGNYTYLDAGNDLTGTRLFNRARHKVSSRFSYRPAPDLSASIWVDAYRDYLFQQSSGSGVNKSFAVWNMNVTKKINENQTIAVGVENLFNHQDEELSLPGTFVHMNVRFTL, encoded by the coding sequence TTGTTTAAGGAACGCAAGGTTATTCCGGCACTGCTGGCAACGTGGCTGATTGCGGCGCAGGCTTTTGCCGCCACCGGCGAAGAGATCGGGGCAGCGCCGGCTTTTGTCCTGGAGGAAATGGTGGTTACGGCCACTAAGACACCGGTAGCGGTGCGGGAGGTTTCGGCTGATGTTGCCGTTATCACCCAAGAAGAGATTAAGGCTCAAAACGCCCGCACGCTGCGGGATATCATCGGTTCGGCAGCCGGTGTGGGCATTATGCGGGCGAATGGACGGGCGGCGTTGTCCATTCGCGGCTTTGATTCCCGCTATTCTATGATCCTGATGGACGGCAGGAGAATTCCGGCCGAGCCGGATGCCAATTATGAACTGGACCGGATTTCACTGGATAATGTGGAGCGAATTGAAATTGTCAGAGGGCCGGTTACATCGCTCTATGGCGCCGACGCCCTCGGGGGCGTTGTCAACATCATAACCAAAGCATCGACGCAGAAAGCTTGGCATTTGGATCTGGATCAGGGATTGTGGACAGATAAGGGCGACCGGCAGGGACGCTATGCGTTTTCCTACGATTCAGGCCGGCAGAATAAGCTGAGTGTTTTTCTTGCCGGCAATTATACAGATACCGCTGAGTCGCTTAAAAGTGACGGAACTACCTTTTTGCCCTTTGGCAAACGCAGGAATATTTCCGGCCGGGTGGATTATTTTCCCCGTGACGGGGAGTTGATTTCCCTGAGTGCCTCGTACATGGAGGAAAAACAGGAGGAATATGCTTCGATGCTGTCGATGGTGGGGACTTTGGCCACAGCAGTCCGGGACGACAACAACCGCACATATTACGGCGTCAGCTACAAAAAAACACTGACAGGCGGTGAGTTGTTTGTCAATGCCTATCAGACCATCTGGGACAAGTACAACGATACCGTCAACCGCAGCAACGGCCTGTATGTGAATTCGGTTTACGGCTATTACCGGATATCGGGAATCGAGGCCAGGGTCAGTAAAACGGCGGGGCCTGACCACCGCCTGACTATCGGCGGTGAGTTCCGGCCGGAACTGTACCGCGGGACCGGTATCCGGACAGGCCGGGGTACTTTCACCAAAACCTTTCATGGCAAAACCTATCAGGGCTCGGAGGTAAAAACCGATTATTCGGCGCTGTATGTGCAGGATGAGTGGGATATGGCTCCCAAGCTGTCTGTGACGACAGCCGCCCGCTATGACGGCAGCGACCGGTTCGCGGATAAGGTGAGCCCCAAGCTGGGCTTAACCTACAGGCCGGAGCCTGGCTGGCGCGTCAAAGCAAATACCGGCAAAGGCTACCGTGTCCCTTCCCCGAATCAATTGTTTCTGGATTTAAATGTAGTCCGCAACGGCGCGCTGGTCAAGCTTGCCGGTAACAGCGACCTGAAGCCGGAAAGCTCTACTTTTTACGATTTGGCTGTTGAACGGGACTGGGGCCAGGCAACCGGCAAGCTGACCTTCTTTTCCAGCAAGGTCAGGGATATGATTGACGAGGCGTGGGTCAGCGCCGCCCATATTGAGTATCAGAATATCGGCAGGGCCAGCCTGCGCGGGCTGGAAGGCGAAATCACTTGTCCGCTCACTGACAGGCTGAGCTGGTCGGGAAACTATACTTATCTGGACGCCGGCAATGATCTGACCGGCACCCGGTTGTTCAACCGGGCGCGCCACAAGGTATCCTCCCGTTTTTCCTACCGGCCGGCGCCGGATTTAAGTGCCAGCATCTGGGTAGATGCTTACCGGGATTATTTGTTTCAGCAAAGCTCGGGCAGCGGGGTGAATAAATCGTTTGCTGTTTGGAATATGAATGTTACAAAAAAAATTAACGAGAACCAAACGATAGCGGTGGGGGTGGAGAACCTTTTCAATCATCAGGATGAGGAGCTTTCACTGCCGGGTACCTTTGTCCATATGAATGTCAGGTTTACCCTGTGA
- a CDS encoding ECF transporter S component, with amino-acid sequence MIARGSLLLALMILLQSLRLLVPVPPFVSMFVIGSAVNACLLLAAETAGLRAGFIIACLAPVVAYFQQALPLPVFILPVAVTNIVYILLYEAGRKHHLWLAVLLASVGRMAALYFSATWIFSFISLPAGQAFFLKTAMSWPQLVTGLAGGVLCHWLYKRLPAAGKVR; translated from the coding sequence ATGATTGCCAGGGGGTCTTTGCTGCTGGCGCTTATGATCCTGCTGCAGTCGCTGCGGCTGCTGGTGCCGGTGCCGCCCTTTGTATCCATGTTTGTCATCGGCAGTGCGGTTAATGCCTGCCTATTGCTAGCTGCCGAGACCGCCGGGCTGAGAGCCGGATTCATTATCGCCTGTCTGGCGCCGGTTGTCGCCTATTTTCAGCAGGCCTTGCCTCTGCCGGTCTTTATTTTGCCGGTGGCTGTCACTAATATTGTTTATATTCTGCTATATGAAGCCGGCCGGAAACACCATTTGTGGCTGGCAGTACTGCTGGCGTCTGTGGGGCGGATGGCTGCTTTATATTTTTCTGCCACCTGGATTTTCAGTTTTATTTCCCTGCCGGCCGGACAGGCCTTTTTTCTCAAGACTGCAATGAGCTGGCCGCAGTTGGTTACCGGTCTTGCCGGAGGTGTTCTGTGTCATTGGCTGTATAAACGCCTGCCAGCAGCCGGTAAAGTAAGATAA
- a CDS encoding MerR family transcriptional regulator — MTINKENYITAGELASLYAIPKQTLLYYDKHGLLVPAYVSENGYRYYSVSQYLLLEIILNMRKLNISIQGIKNYLQDRNVDNFEQILLAKEKECDKIIEDTLNIKKSLHLSLQTIEKIRKTRFNQIQVNFQKEKILFVSEPLTETMSLRERFRLLSKHNQTAFSKKHFKEFTTGWIIDKDDFFAEKFNKTIQYFTPVSHSIPKKHCFIRPEGLYLTIRFQGTYYQQVASVYKEILDFVQRNALQIVSNVYVFPLKNHWLTTDTKTYINQISFQVEYTTC; from the coding sequence ATGACAATTAACAAAGAAAACTATATTACCGCCGGTGAATTGGCCTCTCTCTATGCTATTCCCAAGCAAACCTTGCTTTATTACGACAAACACGGACTATTAGTTCCAGCCTATGTCAGCGAAAACGGCTATCGCTATTACTCGGTTTCTCAATATCTCTTGCTGGAAATTATTCTAAATATGAGGAAATTAAATATTTCCATTCAGGGCATAAAGAATTATCTGCAAGATCGCAATGTTGATAATTTCGAACAGATATTACTGGCGAAAGAAAAAGAATGTGATAAAATTATAGAAGATACGCTAAACATTAAAAAGAGCTTACATTTGTCTTTACAAACAATAGAAAAAATACGCAAAACCCGGTTCAATCAAATTCAAGTAAACTTTCAAAAAGAAAAAATTCTATTTGTCAGTGAACCTTTAACCGAAACCATGTCTTTGCGGGAACGGTTCAGGCTTCTGTCCAAACATAATCAAACCGCCTTCTCCAAAAAACACTTCAAGGAATTTACTACCGGCTGGATCATAGATAAAGATGATTTTTTTGCAGAAAAATTTAATAAAACAATACAATATTTTACGCCTGTTTCTCATTCCATTCCTAAGAAGCACTGCTTTATCCGTCCGGAGGGATTATATCTCACCATACGCTTCCAAGGAACTTATTACCAACAAGTAGCTTCCGTATATAAGGAAATCCTCGATTTTGTGCAACGCAATGCCTTGCAGATTGTCAGTAATGTATATGTTTTCCCGCTGAAAAACCACTGGCTTACTACTGATACAAAAACATATATCAATCAAATCTCTTTTCAGGTGGAGTACACCACCTGCTAA
- a CDS encoding TonB-dependent receptor plug domain-containing protein yields the protein MAVAVESSRLSWPGVFYFIMKGRMRMKKKSVLKKRMLVTAIITGLCCGGGPAALAAGAVEDFTLDSIIVTATRSEKPDVEVPASTTILTNQDLKNTGAENIQMALQKISGFSYSTYGPNGNPYSTMSNPIIIRGVSNGTLVLVNGVPINMSGSYYLDSIPVENVERVEIVKGGGAVLYGSEAMGGVINIIMKKQFDNTISTGFGNYGQQNHNATFNMGKLNLSYSKTRWGSLDKIQITNSAAGDRTTTFRGSDKDSVSVEYNFNDKLSLSYNYMDNENGYQTWFGDNWKKLLDAQAGDLQNDKTYTNKYNIAQLRYSDENLKASLYYNHNKPTSRGFANYNSSGKLSPAPDKVDQKDRTYGIDAQKHWQINDRVNTIFGFTYKNEYFNQIKHIVGTKTEQERKVYGIYGQWEQKLSDANSFILSARETWTAGAAQDANYNNFSTSGQFIHKLGEKDNIYASIGQSFILPTFKQIYGSAYNLLPAPELKPQTGVNYELGWKKIDGGHRWKAAVYHIDITDNITATWDSTTGISKYTNEDFKNTGVELTCDISGENSWSYSWGINYGNPQTKAKGNDPRVKKYWDRQYGRLQLTGGVTYQKDKWSTSLNGTYLTERVAATATAHSQKMKPYLLTSLSTTYKMDENNEASLTVDNLLDRNDIVNHTGTNYYATPLNFLLTFKHKY from the coding sequence TTGGCTGTTGCTGTAGAATCCTCCCGGCTGTCATGGCCGGGAGTTTTTTATTTTATTATGAAAGGAAGAATGAGGATGAAAAAGAAAAGCGTTCTGAAAAAGCGTATGTTAGTCACGGCCATCATTACCGGCTTATGCTGTGGGGGAGGGCCGGCAGCTTTGGCTGCCGGTGCAGTGGAGGATTTTACCCTTGATTCGATAATTGTAACGGCTACCCGTTCTGAAAAACCTGATGTTGAGGTTCCGGCTTCTACTACCATTTTGACGAATCAAGATTTAAAAAATACCGGTGCTGAGAATATACAAATGGCTTTGCAAAAAATTTCCGGTTTTTCCTACAGTACTTATGGACCTAACGGAAATCCTTATTCTACTATGTCCAATCCAATTATTATCCGCGGCGTAAGTAATGGCACATTGGTCTTAGTAAATGGAGTCCCGATTAATATGTCCGGCAGCTACTATCTGGATTCCATTCCGGTGGAAAATGTTGAACGGGTGGAAATTGTAAAAGGTGGTGGCGCGGTTTTATATGGCAGTGAAGCCATGGGCGGCGTTATCAATATTATTATGAAAAAGCAATTTGATAATACGATATCGACAGGTTTTGGCAATTATGGCCAGCAAAATCACAATGCAACCTTTAATATGGGAAAATTGAATCTGAGCTACAGTAAGACAAGATGGGGCAGTTTGGATAAAATTCAAATTACTAACAGTGCTGCAGGGGACAGAACGACTACCTTTAGGGGTTCTGATAAAGACAGTGTATCAGTAGAATATAATTTTAATGATAAGTTATCGCTTTCGTATAACTATATGGACAATGAAAATGGATATCAGACCTGGTTTGGCGATAACTGGAAGAAATTATTGGATGCGCAAGCAGGCGATTTACAAAATGATAAAACCTATACAAACAAGTATAATATAGCACAGCTTAGATATAGTGATGAAAATCTAAAAGCCAGTTTGTATTATAATCACAATAAGCCTACTTCAAGAGGGTTTGCTAATTATAATAGTTCTGGAAAACTGAGTCCCGCGCCTGATAAAGTCGATCAAAAGGATAGAACTTACGGGATTGACGCCCAGAAACATTGGCAGATAAATGACAGGGTCAATACTATTTTTGGATTTACATATAAAAATGAATATTTTAATCAGATTAAACACATCGTTGGGACTAAAACAGAGCAGGAAAGAAAGGTTTATGGTATTTACGGACAATGGGAACAAAAACTCAGTGATGCGAACTCTTTCATCTTAAGTGCCCGTGAAACCTGGACTGCCGGTGCTGCCCAAGATGCAAATTACAACAATTTCAGCACATCCGGACAATTTATTCACAAATTAGGTGAAAAGGATAATATATACGCCAGTATTGGCCAGTCGTTTATTTTGCCTACCTTTAAGCAAATATACGGCAGCGCCTACAATCTGTTGCCGGCACCGGAATTAAAGCCGCAAACCGGTGTTAATTATGAGCTCGGCTGGAAGAAGATAGATGGTGGTCATAGGTGGAAGGCGGCGGTGTATCATATTGATATTACCGATAATATTACTGCGACCTGGGACTCGACAACAGGAATATCAAAATATACGAATGAAGATTTTAAGAACACCGGCGTTGAGTTAACCTGTGATATAAGCGGGGAAAATAGCTGGTCATATAGCTGGGGGATTAATTATGGCAATCCTCAAACAAAAGCTAAAGGCAATGATCCGAGAGTGAAAAAATACTGGGACAGACAATATGGACGTCTGCAATTGACAGGAGGAGTAACTTATCAAAAGGATAAATGGAGTACAAGCTTGAATGGAACTTATTTAACAGAACGTGTTGCCGCAACAGCTACTGCGCATTCTCAAAAAATGAAGCCATATTTACTGACTAGCTTGAGCACCACTTACAAAATGGATGAAAACAATGAAGCTTCTTTGACTGTAGACAATCTGTTGGATAGAAACGATATTGTAAACCACACGGGAACGAATTATTATGCAACCCCATTAAATTTCTTACTAACTTTTAAACATAAATATTAA
- a CDS encoding TonB-dependent receptor plug domain-containing protein, which produces MDQIMRGVCEQMIHNKKQLTQLLAMVLLLNAATNVSAENSKDEDFSFDKIVVTAQRMETKELDTPASTIVITAQELKDTGAINVFDALDHTIGVNSFSYGTGGGEYGAMMSRVIVRGLDKGTLVLVNGAPVNLMNYNTMRVIPVEAVERIEIVKGSNAVLYGAEAMGGVVNIITKKATGDNSGSISSTYGNYYKGNSLLVNGKDFMFFYKKEFSAEVDEQNRIFTKDSTTGAKTDKISLGKGNNESMFLNLNLNDKLSLNYSYSNAESTYNRWSGKTATKPYSLSKSIYYDKRSNVNLVYDNKEAAFKSVLAYNSTNLKGGGAATTDYDMYSINFDNQKTWWLRDGKDSLIAGLTLQREHNGKNYSSANFDRDSYALYGSYSREMTDKFTVTLGLREHIVKANEYDASQNIMLPQLQTLYKINDNTSWYTNIGKSFEMPATSSPFTKNVSTAIKLKPQEGWTYETGLKRINGNEAFKVALFAMNIDNKFAWVKENTVIPGGDKNLSVQINRDKFRNKGIEMEYSKKLNESWQYNLGASFSDPESKTGTGDWAQDAAKLQLSTGVTYTEKKLLTNLNFFYAGKREPAYYTMNGSTASSPNYDHRLGNRIDLNATVRYKATDSDVITLSGYNLLDKDNPVSNTEYWSTPLNYRLTYTHNF; this is translated from the coding sequence ATGGATCAGATTATGAGGGGAGTATGCGAACAGATGATACACAATAAGAAACAACTTACTCAATTGCTGGCCATGGTGTTGCTGCTAAATGCGGCGACTAATGTTAGTGCGGAAAATAGCAAAGATGAGGACTTCTCTTTTGACAAAATTGTAGTAACGGCGCAACGGATGGAAACAAAAGAACTGGACACTCCGGCCTCTACGATAGTTATCACGGCCCAGGAGTTGAAGGATACCGGGGCTATTAACGTGTTTGACGCCCTGGATCATACCATTGGCGTTAACAGTTTTTCCTATGGCACCGGCGGCGGGGAATACGGCGCGATGATGTCGCGGGTGATAGTTCGCGGTCTGGACAAAGGGACGCTGGTATTGGTGAACGGGGCGCCGGTGAACTTAATGAACTACAATACCATGAGGGTTATTCCCGTGGAAGCCGTAGAGCGGATTGAGATTGTCAAGGGCTCTAACGCCGTTCTGTACGGTGCGGAAGCCATGGGCGGCGTAGTCAATATCATTACTAAAAAAGCGACAGGCGACAACTCCGGTTCGATTAGCAGCACCTATGGAAATTATTACAAGGGTAATTCGCTGTTGGTAAACGGCAAAGATTTTATGTTTTTTTACAAGAAAGAATTCTCGGCGGAAGTGGACGAACAGAATCGCATATTTACTAAAGATAGCACGACAGGCGCGAAGACGGACAAGATTAGCCTCGGTAAAGGGAATAACGAGTCCATGTTTTTGAACCTCAACTTGAACGATAAGCTGTCACTCAACTACTCTTATTCCAATGCGGAGAGCACTTACAACAGATGGAGCGGCAAGACCGCTACCAAGCCATACAGTCTCAGCAAATCTATTTACTATGATAAAAGAAGCAATGTTAACTTAGTGTATGACAATAAGGAGGCGGCCTTTAAGTCTGTCCTGGCCTATAATTCCACTAACCTTAAGGGCGGCGGCGCTGCGACCACAGACTATGATATGTACAGCATCAATTTTGACAATCAGAAAACCTGGTGGCTGCGGGACGGCAAGGATTCGCTGATAGCCGGCCTGACGCTGCAGCGGGAACATAACGGCAAAAACTATTCTTCTGCAAATTTTGACAGAGACAGTTATGCGCTATACGGATCTTACAGCCGCGAGATGACCGACAAATTCACCGTAACCCTCGGTTTGCGCGAGCACATTGTAAAAGCGAATGAATATGACGCCTCGCAAAATATTATGCTGCCGCAGCTGCAGACCTTATACAAAATCAATGACAATACTTCCTGGTACACCAATATCGGCAAATCCTTCGAGATGCCGGCCACAAGCTCGCCCTTTACCAAAAATGTATCAACGGCAATTAAGTTAAAGCCGCAGGAAGGCTGGACCTATGAAACCGGCTTGAAGCGTATTAACGGCAACGAAGCGTTTAAGGTCGCGCTGTTTGCCATGAACATCGACAACAAGTTTGCTTGGGTGAAAGAGAACACAGTCATTCCCGGCGGGGACAAAAATCTGAGCGTTCAGATAAACCGGGACAAATTTCGCAACAAAGGGATTGAAATGGAATACAGCAAAAAACTAAACGAAAGCTGGCAATACAATCTGGGCGCTTCTTTCTCCGACCCGGAATCAAAAACCGGCACTGGTGACTGGGCCCAGGATGCGGCCAAGCTGCAGTTGTCCACCGGCGTTACCTATACGGAGAAAAAGCTGTTGACCAACCTTAACTTTTTTTATGCAGGGAAAAGAGAGCCTGCCTACTATACTATGAACGGGTCTACAGCCTCCTCTCCGAATTACGATCACCGCCTTGGGAACCGGATTGATTTGAATGCCACCGTCCGCTATAAAGCGACGGATAGCGATGTTATCACGTTAAGCGGCTACAACTTATTAGACAAGGATAATCCCGTCAGTAATACGGAATATTGGTCGACTCCTTTAAATTACCGCCTGACTTATACCCATAATTTCTAA
- a CDS encoding 4Fe-4S binding protein, translated as MVDNLRSLIQTLMFVFWTYGGRAGVNLGYSVPCFSCPYVSGCAGHCYLMALQGQWSLAFLFSGLLSYKSFKVVLYFLLFVLLAILLSKLWCGWVCPFGTLQDWLAQLRKRLRIRETEFSWKTRERLKPVKYVLLALLITTPLLITFAGLHRDFYLLFCQICPAKPIMPLFVGETRNLALDYTNTITLTFSVLSLTIAAVTLVGSFFKDRFFCLFCPMLPLIQMSKKISFIRFEKKGHTCLGCGNCQRMCPVDIRDVHLEKREKNVMSEDCMLCLRCIESCPEDSALTVKFFNYNIFSSSRRYVAKNYQQGKSANG; from the coding sequence ATGGTGGATAATTTACGTTCACTAATCCAGACTTTGATGTTTGTTTTCTGGACCTATGGCGGCCGGGCCGGAGTAAACCTTGGCTACTCTGTTCCCTGCTTTTCCTGTCCTTATGTTTCTGGCTGCGCCGGGCATTGTTATCTTATGGCCTTGCAGGGGCAATGGAGCCTGGCGTTTTTATTTTCCGGGCTGCTTTCCTATAAGAGCTTTAAGGTAGTCCTGTATTTTCTCCTCTTTGTTCTGTTGGCCATCCTGCTGTCAAAACTTTGGTGCGGCTGGGTCTGTCCGTTCGGTACCCTGCAGGACTGGCTGGCCCAACTGAGAAAAAGGCTGAGAATCCGGGAAACGGAGTTTTCCTGGAAAACCCGGGAGCGTTTGAAGCCGGTTAAATATGTATTGCTGGCCCTGCTGATCACTACACCGCTTTTAATTACTTTTGCGGGCTTGCACCGGGATTTTTATCTGCTGTTCTGTCAAATTTGCCCGGCTAAGCCGATTATGCCGCTGTTTGTCGGGGAAACCCGCAATCTTGCATTGGATTATACGAACACGATTACGCTGACTTTCTCGGTTTTATCCCTCACTATTGCCGCCGTCACCCTGGTCGGCAGTTTTTTCAAAGACCGGTTTTTCTGCCTGTTCTGTCCGATGCTTCCTTTGATTCAAATGTCGAAAAAAATCAGCTTTATCCGCTTTGAGAAAAAAGGTCATACCTGCTTAGGCTGCGGCAACTGCCAAAGAATGTGTCCGGTGGATATCCGGGACGTACATCTGGAAAAGAGGGAAAAAAACGTAATGAGTGAAGACTGTATGCTTTGCCTGCGCTGCATCGAATCTTGTCCGGAAGATAGTGCGTTAACTGTAAAATTCTTCAATTACAATATATTTTCATCGTCACGCAGGTATGTTGCAAAAAATTATCAACAGGGGAAATCTGCAAATGGATAA